In the Leptospiraceae bacterium genome, one interval contains:
- a CDS encoding FliO/MopB family protein: protein MESRFFSSLILILFVFTTSGIFGQSEKDSMDESLRKELGLQSLNEKDKESKPKKEPTQEVNPVEERFRPKEEESGILWNLVKVLIVFGILIGALYYILKILSKTKNARYPVHGVMKVLSSLPVSQGKQLQIVDVSGILLIIGVSDNSVNLIKEIESPEIKERIYHSKSSIESTEENFLVTFLHTLKGVDLKFPGFGKADSKFSENEEEVIQEIRKRQLEKLESLKSERLNLKKNDQSGLFGDI, encoded by the coding sequence ATGGAGAGTCGGTTTTTTTCTTCATTAATTCTTATTCTATTTGTTTTTACTACAAGTGGAATTTTTGGCCAATCAGAAAAAGATTCTATGGATGAATCCTTGAGAAAGGAACTTGGACTACAATCCTTAAACGAAAAGGATAAAGAATCTAAACCCAAAAAAGAACCCACCCAAGAAGTAAATCCTGTTGAAGAAAGATTTCGTCCGAAAGAAGAAGAGTCAGGAATTCTTTGGAACTTGGTGAAAGTTCTTATTGTATTTGGGATTTTAATTGGTGCATTGTACTATATACTGAAAATTCTATCGAAAACAAAAAATGCTCGCTACCCTGTTCACGGAGTGATGAAAGTGCTATCAAGTCTTCCTGTATCTCAAGGTAAGCAATTGCAGATTGTAGATGTTTCCGGGATCTTACTTATTATCGGAGTTTCAGACAATTCAGTGAACCTTATAAAAGAAATAGAATCTCCTGAAATCAAAGAAAGAATCTATCATTCAAAAAGCTCCATTGAATCAACAGAAGAAAATTTTCTTGTTACTTTTTTACACACTCTAAAAGGTGTCGATTTAAAATTTCCCGGATTTGGAAAAGCAGATTCCAAATTTTCTGAAAACGAAGAAGAGGTCATACAGGAAATCCGAAAAAGGCAATTAGAAAAATTAGAAAGCTTGAAATCAGAAAGATTAAACCTAAAAAAAAATGATCAGTCAGGACTATTTGGGGATATTTGA
- the fliN gene encoding flagellar motor switch protein FliN: MGEGSLSQDEIDALLQGADETSFDTSGSAVATGGGGSDALSPVDRDIIAELIGSAFSMAGNTLGTILSKNVRISSPNSETKTPAELKAELGSNSICMYSDLSGSFSGRVAFIMSIDNASKIINVMMGGMSTGEMDEAQIQTLKDSLSPIIGTVTAQTGLKLNASVNGTPANISVVKTPSDLILPDGATLIRTSLNVSIDGIPSFKVHYLLSLSTANDMLTISKRGGVNKQQDSGTGGMNINMNPGAGQSLSQLGIKSVGFPSLSTAGSPSGATNLNLLMDVQMALTVELGRTKMYIKDILGLGEGSIIELDKLAGEPVDLLVNGKLIAKGEVVVIDENFGVRVTDIVSPTDRIKGEGK, from the coding sequence ATGGGAGAAGGTTCACTTTCTCAAGATGAAATAGATGCACTTTTGCAAGGTGCAGACGAAACAAGCTTTGATACTTCCGGCTCTGCCGTAGCAACGGGTGGAGGTGGATCGGATGCACTATCTCCTGTAGATAGAGATATAATTGCAGAATTGATTGGCTCTGCATTTTCTATGGCCGGAAATACTTTGGGAACGATTCTTTCCAAAAATGTTAGAATCTCAAGCCCAAATTCTGAAACAAAAACGCCGGCAGAGCTAAAAGCCGAGTTAGGCTCAAACTCAATTTGCATGTATTCAGATTTGAGTGGATCTTTTTCGGGAAGAGTTGCGTTTATCATGTCTATCGACAACGCATCTAAAATTATCAATGTAATGATGGGTGGTATGTCCACAGGGGAAATGGACGAAGCCCAAATTCAAACTCTAAAAGATAGCCTTTCACCGATTATAGGCACAGTAACCGCTCAGACAGGATTGAAGTTGAATGCTTCGGTGAATGGAACTCCTGCAAATATTTCTGTAGTAAAAACTCCTTCAGACCTAATTCTCCCTGATGGTGCAACTTTAATTAGAACTTCCTTAAACGTATCTATTGATGGAATACCTTCCTTCAAAGTGCATTATCTATTGTCCCTATCTACTGCAAACGATATGCTTACCATTTCCAAAAGAGGAGGTGTGAATAAACAGCAAGACTCAGGAACAGGCGGGATGAATATCAACATGAATCCCGGTGCAGGACAATCTCTTTCTCAATTGGGGATCAAGTCTGTAGGATTTCCTTCCTTATCAACTGCAGGCTCTCCAAGTGGAGCTACAAACCTGAATCTATTGATGGACGTTCAGATGGCTTTAACTGTTGAGCTTGGGCGTACAAAAATGTATATTAAAGATATTCTTGGATTAGGTGAAGGCTCTATTATTGAATTAGACAAACTTGCCGGTGAGCCTGTAGATCTACTTGTGAATGGGAAACTCATTGCAAAAGGTGAGGTGGTAGTTATTGATGAAAATTTTGGTGTTCGCGTAACTGATATTGTCAGCCCAACAGATAGAATCAAAGGTGAAGGGAAATAG
- a CDS encoding PD40 domain-containing protein — MNFQHLGKLVIVFFSFSFFQCALFQKSVKIKPLNFEYSSISKNYFTPSNEKPFPLTVHRGHNLYNSTTFDGNFLFFTTDQEGNNDIWFRDLKSSVVSLVTRHPSHEYKPAISPDGKTLAYVTEEFDSEGDIAILKINPSKWVSEIAKGNQPEVSDYQVITNPDYIKSSGKERLVDTDPAFSPDSRFLVFSSERFSPGKQNLVLADLKKKNEMKPLTKEGGASPFWSFDGKKIVFLSFKDDPNGEIYFYDLSTGKEERLTNDSYMDFSPSLSIDGKYLFYTSIRKDTNKNGKLDERDNSYIVRVNLENKIEKLFSSGKTSVFDTKYSNFNGGSILFSESLHNSINIYFIPASGSVPKQDTIDSQMEYSLRYRKKHSYESFLLALDSVELFFGEDKLFPIYNSKIELIKVQESKKSGNSKFADEILKKMEKTKLDPNHALSHALYISYKSEEENKNQLPLLKKYFQQVRNTPSINRNVSGAILNHIGDVELKTQDTTSAIQTYRELLASYPEYFLSKEIKQKIGALEFQSTSTILPKEYIEIMNDPISKKEDISILEKDIENKISQNRTPDEKIQITEKIITENKLPTVSAMMDALMLYIKALALNEAKKFSESNTLVDSYLNKVPVARPLFLKSHLLKSKNFESLGSVSGSFDELRLYLENYDPALGVELKEAEIEKSFRYYENKAIEHEKIGNLREAALHYFYNTENMFLLKSKNLFLDTLYRDYAIYYQRRMVESIFRYGEKLADDKRKSILSKINLLGEGGVNVVGNVTGALSKVTDVKGVKNLKVLGDFRDLQGIEVLGDEATKLIELHFKQGLPRARPHLYLASLYGYAYYLINKGVIYENAYYSAGAMTKARKASILEDFKKAEYELKWIIFADPMFTDAYQLLGWLYQYIDIVRSSKNSDEESTEEELFQAQYEKFFPGKHFEENIELYRQILNFLGNSPNKKVLSDLNLNLANNYFLLSNYPRAKEHYDITKKMEKFIVSKTQFENYKQKALFHFNFGRTLIYLSDFENALVELKEATSTYYKNEYYIAYSKAKTLTQESNELTNPLNEAKRKLSLLFALTGLAAMESLEYSQAIGYYKKALAMNREIHYLENSSLYNAIAICYQKRKEFKNSDRYAKLAEKATIQNKKGTFKKLTSFSVWNILMPDSVRVIGDGRFPGAFPPEYHNLLAKGIMIENSLERNEFSKASKLFEKRKKFIQANDLIKSVAGKRILNFTEPMLATSNYLKGDYFTSYKKFLESFRLRKKEGNTEEARRFLRDSSVSLLETITRESDIDSKMSLLNEFIEIYLNERKEYFNECSERIDTDGLVKSELEKEEFCEDNFYKEWNNYEPLLGVLYFYKGEFLQSQGESLKANYYFGLSFPYLKNPSQIEMSMIGLSGDPFSKKERTRILINLIKLYRKLGDKENFRTNLQFAGELASNGNFLEEMIYLKILESEFIYNENTTKQSFDDALRKVLEAESIIGNNPELVLTLNNKIFEDIHILKNKIYLAQKKYSEMFESKDRIIKLNFFKSVLLSNLNFESADLSKMYSELQGLFEESSFLEQKIQTNWTDKKSVETYTNRKAKVREKIFTKLKQIQTSFPEKAHFFDPAMTFNPIPKPSGRELILRFIDIGNNLLINKISKEENSFTNLEKKDGNLKKTIEDFLTKIQNDIQKSTTTIIIPDSNTFVLNFSQMKIGEKLLGEVLKVRYAFLSSQLDNNAKKMRSGQTKRAFAILGDKEIQPALNKSESYMIFKKSSLGSDSYVPDTLDGSLDFSYTRNYFGESIPGYINLKEIFEKNTRISKVLVNNFKFAKRNFEKLAFSSEVFRSSGVGDIFYVSEGNDNTAIRKKILQNENFINELSLISLVGSKIFNKEESINKNDYDRFLKTGIELEKKGKLSEALIQYESALYSLDKKYEKEILDSEILVSSTKVKIYREESSFKHFDKLIEKYKEDAEKLNLVLYSRVKSCFLGLVKFDCKKFDQEFQDKVSENTNSTNSKYIKNIGFFRNIYSGKLIDFDKNLSDYLQNNSKDNNPFLYSELRKILQKNLIDNPDRETNLSNSIGINSELEDSNISKIEKVFLYGKNPVTMNLKDDGSAYYYAVKKEWDKFDTKVQQLYNDENTFSESVVRDYKRDILKTFKKLSVGRDFIPLFLSPEELENGKSTLYYINSIDRSLLFYILTESIPGQLSGEINSLFDKILQTENELGNLSKAQLMMIVWAECLLEKGDNSGAKKYIEKVQKETSIHNSTQEKFLRFLYLKFRYSLLNKDLKFLDEETAFLKLKLPEKYSFYETAQKTEVKKLVEYLNSVIEKKSKNTIETFSKRELIQLVTYLQHLSFKANNSEVFFDLGLAKDKIRGWNERIIGQNSNFGKLPRFKTVSYELFKALPKNQTLLSVFDFGLQTFSIKFYNGKSNGELAFKDNRPVYDSLTDYYRNLQENGNAILQKEAIEERYRKSIKLDKNRLTYLYLSSYHFKAPLEYREDDNFYLVTDPGELLNRTAHNISEDISPNFSLEKKKNTNFSKDWFLKLKRLENLEAETVTGKKFDSKVILSQEEILLKDNKEIYYGGSPLLDIERFGKRTGNWFLSSSYLHETSFYSDDINATLQFINKIHYGPGVFSIGSQKDLSNVYFLKNLFLRSRIKKSLKERFIDAISEVKKNYPDEIHWNGYRLYTSTLLVE; from the coding sequence ATGAATTTTCAACATTTAGGAAAACTTGTAATTGTATTTTTTTCTTTTTCCTTTTTCCAATGTGCCTTATTTCAAAAATCCGTAAAAATCAAACCATTGAATTTTGAATATTCTTCTATATCTAAAAATTATTTTACTCCTTCAAACGAAAAACCTTTTCCTTTAACTGTTCACAGAGGACACAATCTCTACAACTCTACTACATTTGATGGGAATTTTCTTTTCTTTACCACAGATCAAGAAGGGAACAATGATATTTGGTTTAGAGATTTAAAAAGCTCTGTAGTGAGTCTTGTTACAAGACACCCATCTCACGAATATAAACCTGCGATTAGTCCGGACGGAAAAACTCTCGCTTATGTTACTGAAGAATTTGATTCGGAGGGAGATATTGCTATTCTAAAAATTAATCCTTCCAAGTGGGTGAGTGAAATTGCTAAAGGAAATCAACCAGAAGTTTCTGATTACCAAGTGATCACAAATCCTGATTACATAAAATCTTCAGGAAAAGAGAGGTTAGTTGATACCGATCCTGCTTTTTCTCCCGACTCTCGTTTCTTGGTATTCTCCAGCGAAAGATTTTCACCCGGAAAACAAAATTTAGTGTTAGCTGATTTAAAGAAAAAAAATGAAATGAAGCCTTTAACTAAAGAAGGAGGAGCTTCACCTTTTTGGTCATTCGACGGAAAAAAAATCGTATTTTTATCCTTCAAAGACGATCCTAATGGAGAGATATATTTCTATGATCTTAGCACTGGAAAAGAAGAGCGTCTCACAAACGACTCTTATATGGACTTCTCTCCTTCTTTGTCAATCGACGGAAAGTATTTATTTTATACTTCAATCAGAAAAGATACCAACAAAAATGGGAAGTTAGACGAAAGAGATAATAGTTATATCGTTCGGGTCAATTTAGAAAATAAAATCGAAAAGTTATTTTCTTCAGGAAAGACCTCCGTATTTGATACAAAATACTCCAATTTTAACGGTGGAAGTATTTTATTTTCTGAATCTTTGCACAATTCAATCAATATTTATTTTATTCCTGCATCCGGTTCTGTCCCAAAGCAAGATACAATTGATTCGCAAATGGAATACTCTCTTCGATATAGAAAAAAACATTCCTATGAAAGTTTCCTTTTAGCTTTGGATTCAGTCGAATTATTTTTTGGAGAAGATAAATTATTTCCAATTTACAATTCCAAAATAGAACTGATCAAAGTTCAAGAGAGTAAGAAATCAGGGAATTCTAAATTTGCCGATGAGATTCTAAAAAAAATGGAGAAAACGAAATTAGACCCGAACCATGCCCTTTCTCACGCTTTGTACATCAGCTATAAGTCGGAAGAAGAAAATAAAAATCAACTGCCTTTATTAAAAAAATATTTTCAGCAAGTTAGAAATACTCCTTCAATCAATAGGAATGTATCCGGGGCAATTTTAAATCATATAGGAGACGTAGAGCTTAAAACTCAAGACACAACTTCTGCCATTCAGACCTATCGTGAGTTGTTGGCAAGCTACCCGGAATATTTTTTATCAAAAGAGATTAAGCAAAAAATCGGAGCCTTAGAGTTTCAAAGTACTTCTACAATTTTACCTAAAGAATATATCGAGATTATGAATGACCCTATATCTAAAAAAGAAGACATCAGTATTCTTGAAAAAGATATCGAAAATAAAATCTCTCAAAATCGCACACCGGATGAAAAAATCCAAATAACAGAAAAGATTATTACAGAAAATAAACTTCCAACAGTTTCTGCCATGATGGATGCTTTGATGCTTTATATTAAAGCATTGGCTTTGAACGAAGCCAAAAAATTTTCTGAAAGCAATACTTTAGTTGATAGCTATTTGAATAAAGTTCCGGTTGCAAGACCTCTGTTTTTAAAAAGTCATCTCTTAAAATCAAAAAATTTTGAAAGCCTCGGTAGTGTTAGTGGCTCTTTTGATGAGTTGAGATTGTATTTAGAAAATTACGACCCGGCTCTGGGGGTAGAATTAAAAGAAGCAGAAATCGAAAAATCTTTTCGTTATTACGAAAATAAAGCCATCGAGCACGAAAAAATTGGGAACCTAAGAGAAGCTGCACTTCACTATTTCTACAACACAGAAAATATGTTTTTGTTGAAATCAAAAAATTTATTTTTAGACACACTCTACCGCGATTATGCGATCTACTATCAAAGAAGAATGGTTGAATCAATTTTCCGTTACGGAGAAAAATTAGCAGACGATAAACGAAAAAGCATTTTGAGTAAGATCAATCTACTTGGGGAAGGTGGGGTCAATGTTGTAGGAAACGTAACAGGTGCCTTGTCAAAAGTTACGGATGTAAAAGGAGTGAAAAATTTAAAAGTACTCGGAGACTTTCGAGATTTACAGGGAATCGAAGTGTTAGGCGACGAAGCTACAAAACTAATTGAATTGCACTTTAAGCAAGGCTTACCCAGAGCAAGACCTCATTTGTATTTAGCATCTCTCTATGGTTATGCTTATTATCTGATTAATAAAGGAGTGATTTACGAAAATGCGTATTATTCCGCAGGAGCTATGACTAAAGCTCGAAAAGCTTCTATCTTAGAAGATTTTAAAAAAGCAGAGTACGAATTAAAATGGATTATTTTTGCAGACCCAATGTTTACCGATGCCTACCAATTATTAGGTTGGTTGTACCAATATATAGATATTGTAAGGTCTTCAAAAAATTCAGATGAAGAATCCACCGAAGAAGAATTATTCCAAGCTCAATACGAGAAATTTTTTCCGGGCAAACACTTTGAAGAAAATATAGAGCTGTATAGACAAATTTTAAATTTTCTTGGAAACTCACCTAATAAGAAAGTTCTTTCAGATTTGAATTTGAATCTTGCGAATAATTATTTTTTATTAAGTAATTATCCAAGAGCAAAAGAACACTACGACATTACTAAAAAAATGGAAAAATTTATAGTTTCTAAAACTCAATTTGAAAATTATAAACAAAAAGCATTGTTTCATTTTAATTTTGGTAGAACATTGATTTATCTTTCTGATTTTGAAAATGCTTTAGTTGAGTTGAAAGAAGCAACATCAACTTATTATAAAAATGAGTATTATATCGCATACTCCAAAGCCAAAACTTTAACTCAAGAATCAAACGAATTGACAAATCCATTAAATGAAGCAAAAAGAAAACTTAGTTTACTTTTTGCCTTAACCGGTCTTGCGGCAATGGAGTCTCTCGAATACAGTCAGGCAATAGGCTATTACAAAAAAGCCCTCGCTATGAACAGGGAAATCCATTACTTAGAAAATTCCAGCTTGTACAATGCTATAGCGATATGCTATCAAAAAAGGAAAGAATTCAAAAACTCGGATCGTTATGCAAAATTAGCAGAGAAGGCTACGATTCAAAATAAAAAGGGAACATTCAAAAAGCTAACTTCTTTTTCAGTTTGGAATATCCTCATGCCGGATAGCGTACGAGTTATTGGAGATGGTAGGTTTCCGGGAGCTTTTCCTCCTGAGTACCACAATTTACTCGCAAAGGGAATTATGATCGAAAACTCTTTGGAAAGAAACGAATTTTCCAAGGCTTCAAAATTATTTGAAAAAAGAAAAAAATTCATTCAAGCAAATGATCTAATAAAAAGTGTTGCAGGCAAAAGAATTCTCAATTTTACGGAGCCGATGCTTGCTACGAGCAACTATTTAAAGGGAGACTATTTCACTTCTTATAAAAAGTTTTTAGAATCTTTCAGGTTGCGGAAAAAAGAAGGAAACACAGAAGAAGCAAGAAGATTCTTGAGAGACTCAAGCGTCAGCCTTCTTGAAACTATTACCCGAGAATCAGACATAGATTCAAAAATGAGTTTACTAAATGAATTTATTGAAATATATTTAAACGAAAGAAAAGAGTATTTTAACGAATGTAGCGAAAGAATAGATACAGACGGATTGGTAAAATCTGAATTAGAAAAAGAGGAATTCTGCGAAGATAATTTTTACAAAGAATGGAATAACTATGAGCCTCTCTTAGGTGTATTGTATTTTTACAAGGGAGAATTTTTACAAAGTCAAGGCGAGTCTTTAAAAGCAAACTATTATTTCGGATTAAGTTTCCCGTATTTGAAAAACCCTTCTCAAATTGAAATGAGTATGATTGGACTTTCGGGAGATCCATTTTCTAAAAAAGAAAGAACCAGAATCTTAATCAATCTAATCAAACTTTACAGAAAACTCGGGGATAAAGAAAATTTTCGGACAAATCTACAGTTTGCAGGAGAGCTTGCCTCCAACGGAAATTTCTTAGAAGAAATGATCTACCTGAAAATTTTAGAATCTGAATTTATTTATAACGAAAATACGACTAAGCAATCGTTTGACGACGCTTTACGAAAAGTTTTAGAAGCAGAATCCATAATCGGGAATAACCCTGAATTAGTTCTAACTTTGAACAATAAAATTTTTGAAGATATTCATATACTAAAAAATAAAATATATTTAGCTCAGAAAAAATACTCTGAGATGTTTGAGTCAAAAGACAGAATTATAAAATTGAATTTTTTTAAAAGCGTACTTCTTTCAAATTTGAATTTTGAGTCTGCCGATCTATCTAAAATGTATTCGGAGTTGCAAGGGCTTTTTGAAGAAAGTAGCTTCTTGGAACAAAAAATTCAAACCAACTGGACAGATAAGAAATCCGTAGAAACATACACAAATAGAAAAGCAAAAGTTCGCGAAAAGATTTTTACAAAACTAAAACAAATTCAAACAAGTTTTCCAGAAAAAGCGCATTTCTTTGATCCTGCGATGACCTTCAACCCTATTCCAAAACCCTCAGGGAGAGAATTGATTTTACGATTTATAGACATAGGAAATAATTTACTTATAAACAAAATATCAAAAGAAGAAAACTCTTTCACCAATTTAGAAAAAAAAGATGGAAACCTAAAAAAAACTATCGAAGATTTTTTAACAAAAATTCAAAATGATATTCAGAAAAGCACTACAACAATTATTATTCCAGATTCTAACACTTTTGTATTAAATTTTTCACAAATGAAAATCGGCGAGAAACTCTTAGGAGAAGTATTGAAAGTCCGTTATGCTTTCTTGTCAAGCCAGCTCGATAACAACGCTAAGAAAATGAGAAGCGGGCAAACAAAGAGAGCTTTTGCAATACTCGGTGACAAAGAAATTCAGCCCGCTTTAAACAAATCGGAATCCTATATGATTTTCAAAAAAAGCTCGCTAGGAAGCGATAGTTATGTCCCGGATACTCTCGATGGATCTTTGGATTTTTCTTATACAAGAAATTATTTTGGGGAATCTATACCCGGTTACATTAATTTAAAAGAAATATTTGAAAAGAATACTCGTATTTCAAAAGTCTTGGTTAATAATTTTAAATTTGCAAAAAGAAATTTTGAAAAACTTGCATTTTCGTCTGAAGTCTTTCGCTCTTCCGGAGTCGGAGATATTTTCTATGTTAGTGAAGGGAACGACAACACGGCAATTAGAAAGAAAATTTTACAAAATGAAAATTTTATTAATGAGCTTAGTCTGATTTCTTTGGTAGGCAGTAAAATTTTCAACAAAGAAGAATCTATAAATAAAAATGATTATGATAGATTCTTAAAAACAGGAATAGAATTAGAAAAAAAAGGAAAGTTAAGCGAAGCTCTAATTCAATATGAATCTGCTTTGTATTCTCTCGATAAAAAATACGAGAAGGAAATTTTAGATTCTGAAATACTTGTGTCTTCTACTAAAGTAAAAATTTATAGAGAAGAATCCTCATTCAAACATTTTGATAAACTAATTGAAAAATACAAAGAGGATGCAGAAAAGTTAAACTTAGTCTTGTATTCGAGAGTGAAGTCTTGTTTTTTAGGTTTAGTAAAGTTTGACTGTAAAAAGTTTGATCAAGAATTTCAAGACAAGGTTTCAGAGAATACCAACTCTACAAATTCTAAGTATATAAAGAACATTGGATTTTTCAGGAATATCTACTCAGGAAAATTGATCGATTTCGATAAGAACTTATCCGATTATCTGCAAAACAATTCTAAAGACAATAATCCTTTTTTATACTCAGAATTACGAAAAATTCTTCAGAAAAATCTTATCGATAACCCGGATAGAGAGACTAATCTCTCTAACTCTATTGGAATAAATTCAGAATTAGAAGATTCAAATATTTCAAAAATCGAAAAGGTCTTTCTTTACGGAAAAAATCCGGTAACCATGAATTTAAAAGATGACGGAAGTGCTTATTATTATGCTGTAAAAAAAGAATGGGACAAGTTCGACACGAAAGTTCAACAATTGTACAATGATGAGAACACTTTCTCTGAAAGCGTAGTGAGAGATTACAAAAGAGACATTCTTAAAACTTTTAAAAAACTAAGTGTTGGAAGAGATTTTATTCCTTTGTTTCTATCACCGGAAGAATTAGAAAATGGAAAATCGACTCTTTACTATATCAACTCTATAGATAGAAGTTTATTGTTTTATATTTTAACTGAATCAATTCCAGGGCAATTGAGTGGAGAGATAAATTCATTGTTCGATAAAATTCTACAAACAGAAAATGAATTAGGAAACTTAAGCAAGGCTCAACTTATGATGATTGTTTGGGCTGAATGTCTTCTTGAAAAAGGCGATAATTCTGGAGCAAAAAAATATATTGAAAAAGTTCAAAAAGAAACTTCTATCCACAACTCAACTCAAGAAAAGTTCTTACGATTTTTATATCTAAAATTCAGGTATTCCCTCTTAAACAAAGATTTAAAATTTTTAGATGAAGAAACTGCTTTTTTGAAATTAAAATTACCCGAAAAATATTCTTTTTACGAAACGGCTCAAAAAACTGAGGTAAAAAAATTAGTAGAATATTTGAATTCGGTCATAGAAAAAAAATCAAAGAACACAATAGAAACTTTTTCTAAAAGAGAGCTAATCCAATTGGTAACTTACTTGCAACACCTGTCTTTCAAAGCAAACAACTCAGAAGTATTTTTTGATCTCGGACTTGCCAAAGATAAAATTCGAGGGTGGAACGAAAGAATAATAGGCCAAAATTCAAATTTTGGGAAACTCCCAAGATTCAAAACTGTGTCTTACGAGCTTTTCAAAGCACTGCCCAAGAATCAAACCCTACTCAGTGTTTTTGATTTTGGATTGCAAACTTTTTCTATAAAATTCTATAACGGGAAGTCCAACGGAGAGTTAGCGTTCAAAGACAATCGTCCTGTTTATGACAGCCTAACAGACTATTATCGTAATCTTCAAGAAAATGGGAACGCAATTTTACAGAAAGAAGCAATAGAAGAAAGATACAGGAAGTCAATTAAATTAGACAAAAATCGCCTAACGTATTTGTATTTAAGCTCCTACCATTTTAAAGCCCCATTGGAATATAGAGAAGACGACAATTTCTATTTGGTTACTGACCCCGGAGAATTATTGAATCGAACTGCACACAATATTTCAGAAGATATTTCACCCAACTTTTCATTGGAGAAAAAGAAAAACACCAACTTTTCTAAAGATTGGTTTTTGAAATTGAAAAGATTGGAAAATCTAGAAGCAGAAACTGTAACAGGAAAAAAATTCGACTCAAAAGTAATTCTATCTCAAGAAGAAATTTTACTAAAAGACAATAAAGAAATTTATTACGGAGGCTCTCCTCTTCTTGATATTGAGCGATTTGGCAAACGCACAGGAAATTGGTTTTTGTCTTCTTCGTATCTACACGAAACGTCCTTTTACTCGGATGATATAAATGCTACTCTTCAATTTATAAATAAAATCCATTACGGGCCTGGGGTGTTTTCTATCGGCTCTCAAAAAGATTTGAGCAATGTTTATTTTTTGAAAAATCTATTTTTACGATCTCGAATAAAAAAATCTCTCAAAGAAAGATTTATAGACGCAATTTCAGAGGTGAAAAAAAATTATCCTGATGAGATTCACTGGAATGGTTATAGATTGTACACCAGTACTTTACTTGTTGAATAA